One genomic region from Calypte anna isolate BGI_N300 chromosome 17, bCalAnn1_v1.p, whole genome shotgun sequence encodes:
- the OLFM1 gene encoding noelin isoform X1 produces the protein MKGAWRPPPADMSVPLLKIGVVLSTMAMITNWMSQTLPSLVGLNTTKLTAATGGTLDRSTGVLPTNPEESWQVYSSAQDSEGRCICTVVAPQQTMCSRDARTKQLRQLLEKVQNMSQSIEVLDRRTQRDLQYVEKMENQMRGLESKFKQVEESHKQHLARQFKAIKAKMEELRPLIPVLEEYKADAKLVLQFKEEVQNLTSVLNELQEEIGAYDYEELQNRVSNLEERLRACMQKLACGKLTGISDPITIKTSGSRFGSWMTDPLAPEGENKVWYMDSYHNNRFVREYKSMADFMNTDNFTSHRLPHPWSGTGQVVYNGSIYFNKYQSHIIIRFDLKTETILKTRSLDYAGYNNMYHYAWGGHSDIDLMVDENGLWAVYATNQNAGNIVISKLDPNTLQSLQTWNTSYPKRSAGEAFIICGTLYVTNGYSGGTKVHYAYQTNASTYEYIDIPFQNKYSHISMLDYNPKDRALYAWNNGHQILYNVTLFHVIRSDEL, from the exons ATGAAGGGTGCCTGGCGCCCCCCCCCCGCAGACATGTCTGTGCCTTTACTCAAGATTGGAGTCGTCCTCAGCACCATGGCCATGATCACCAACTGGATGTCGCAGACCCTGCCCTCCCTCGTGGGGCTCAACACCACCAAACTCACGGCGGCCACGGGAGGTACCTTGGACCGCAGCACGGGA GTGTTGCCTACCAACCCAGAGGAAAGCTGGCAGGTCTACAGCTCTGCCCAGGATAGTGAGGGACGTTGTATATGCACAGTGGTGGCACCTCAGCAGACGATGTGCTCGCGTGATGCCAggacaaagcagctgagacaactATTAGaaaag GTCCAAAACATGTCCCAGTCAATAGAGGTGTTGGACAGGAGGACTCAGAGGGACCTACAGTACGTTGAGAAGATGGAAAACCAGATGAGGGGACTGGAATCGAAATTTAAGCAAGTGGAAGAAAGCCACAAGCAGCACCTGGCAAGGCAGTTTAAG GCAATAAAAGCGAAAATGGAGGAACTTAGGCCTTTGATACCAGTGTTGGAAGAGTACAAAGCCGATGCCAAATTGGTTTTGCAGTTTAAAGAGGAGGTCCAGAATCTGACGTCAGTTCTAAACGAACTCCAGGAGGAGATTGGCGCCTATGACTACGAAGAGCTTCAGAACAGAGTGTCAAATCTTGAAGAAAGGCTTCGTGCATGCATGCAAAAATTAG CTTGTGGCAAGCTGACAGGAATAAGTGACCCAATCACCATTAAAACCTCGGGGTCCAGGTTCGGCTCCTGGATGACGGATCCTCTCGCTCCCGAGGGAGAGAACAAG GTCTGGTACATGGACAGCTACCACAACAACCGCTTCGTCCGGGAGTACAAATCCATGGCAGATTTCATGAATACTGACAACTTTACCTCTCACCGTCTCCCTCACCCGTGGTCAGGCACGGGTCAAGTGGTCTACAACGGCTCCATCTATTTCAACAAATACCAAAGCCACATCATTATCAGGTTTGACTTGAAAACAGAGACCATCCTCAAGACGCGCAGCCTGGATTACGCCGGCTACAACAACATGTACCACTACGCCTGGGGAGGCCACTCAGACATTGACCTCATGGTGGATGAGAACGGGCTCTGGGCCGTCTACGCCACCAACCAGAACGCGGGCAACATCGTCATCAGCAAGTTGGACCCCAACACCCTGCAGAGCCTCCAGACCTGGAACACCAGCTACCCAAAACGCAGCGCCGGGGAGGCTTTCATCATCTGCGGCACGCTCTACGTCACCAATGGCTACTCGGGAGGCACCAAGGTGCACTATGCCTACCAGACCAATGCTTCCACCTACGAGTACATCGACATCCCCTTCCAAAACAAGTACTCACACATCTCCATGTTGGACTACAACCCCAAGGATCGGGCTCTCTACGCCTGGAACAACGGGCACCAAATACTTTACAACGTCACCCTCTTCCACGTCATCAGGTCCGATGAGTTGTAG
- the OLFM1 gene encoding noelin isoform X2, with protein MQPASKLLTLCFLILMGTELTQVLPTNPEESWQVYSSAQDSEGRCICTVVAPQQTMCSRDARTKQLRQLLEKVQNMSQSIEVLDRRTQRDLQYVEKMENQMRGLESKFKQVEESHKQHLARQFKAIKAKMEELRPLIPVLEEYKADAKLVLQFKEEVQNLTSVLNELQEEIGAYDYEELQNRVSNLEERLRACMQKLACGKLTGISDPITIKTSGSRFGSWMTDPLAPEGENKVWYMDSYHNNRFVREYKSMADFMNTDNFTSHRLPHPWSGTGQVVYNGSIYFNKYQSHIIIRFDLKTETILKTRSLDYAGYNNMYHYAWGGHSDIDLMVDENGLWAVYATNQNAGNIVISKLDPNTLQSLQTWNTSYPKRSAGEAFIICGTLYVTNGYSGGTKVHYAYQTNASTYEYIDIPFQNKYSHISMLDYNPKDRALYAWNNGHQILYNVTLFHVIRSDEL; from the exons ATGCAACCGGCAAGCAAGCTCCTCACCCTCTGCTTCCTCATCCTGATGGGCACAGAACTCACTCAA GTGTTGCCTACCAACCCAGAGGAAAGCTGGCAGGTCTACAGCTCTGCCCAGGATAGTGAGGGACGTTGTATATGCACAGTGGTGGCACCTCAGCAGACGATGTGCTCGCGTGATGCCAggacaaagcagctgagacaactATTAGaaaag GTCCAAAACATGTCCCAGTCAATAGAGGTGTTGGACAGGAGGACTCAGAGGGACCTACAGTACGTTGAGAAGATGGAAAACCAGATGAGGGGACTGGAATCGAAATTTAAGCAAGTGGAAGAAAGCCACAAGCAGCACCTGGCAAGGCAGTTTAAG GCAATAAAAGCGAAAATGGAGGAACTTAGGCCTTTGATACCAGTGTTGGAAGAGTACAAAGCCGATGCCAAATTGGTTTTGCAGTTTAAAGAGGAGGTCCAGAATCTGACGTCAGTTCTAAACGAACTCCAGGAGGAGATTGGCGCCTATGACTACGAAGAGCTTCAGAACAGAGTGTCAAATCTTGAAGAAAGGCTTCGTGCATGCATGCAAAAATTAG CTTGTGGCAAGCTGACAGGAATAAGTGACCCAATCACCATTAAAACCTCGGGGTCCAGGTTCGGCTCCTGGATGACGGATCCTCTCGCTCCCGAGGGAGAGAACAAG GTCTGGTACATGGACAGCTACCACAACAACCGCTTCGTCCGGGAGTACAAATCCATGGCAGATTTCATGAATACTGACAACTTTACCTCTCACCGTCTCCCTCACCCGTGGTCAGGCACGGGTCAAGTGGTCTACAACGGCTCCATCTATTTCAACAAATACCAAAGCCACATCATTATCAGGTTTGACTTGAAAACAGAGACCATCCTCAAGACGCGCAGCCTGGATTACGCCGGCTACAACAACATGTACCACTACGCCTGGGGAGGCCACTCAGACATTGACCTCATGGTGGATGAGAACGGGCTCTGGGCCGTCTACGCCACCAACCAGAACGCGGGCAACATCGTCATCAGCAAGTTGGACCCCAACACCCTGCAGAGCCTCCAGACCTGGAACACCAGCTACCCAAAACGCAGCGCCGGGGAGGCTTTCATCATCTGCGGCACGCTCTACGTCACCAATGGCTACTCGGGAGGCACCAAGGTGCACTATGCCTACCAGACCAATGCTTCCACCTACGAGTACATCGACATCCCCTTCCAAAACAAGTACTCACACATCTCCATGTTGGACTACAACCCCAAGGATCGGGCTCTCTACGCCTGGAACAACGGGCACCAAATACTTTACAACGTCACCCTCTTCCACGTCATCAGGTCCGATGAGTTGTAG